One window from the genome of Candidatus Synechococcus calcipolaris G9 encodes:
- a CDS encoding replicative DNA helicase — MVQEPSFRPDVASLPPQNLEAEESILGGILLDGEAIARVADILPVDAFYLSSHRDIYRATLALHGRGSPTDILCVTAWLQDQGLLDKIGGQNKLAELVDRTVSAVNIDRYALLIKDKYLRRKLIEVGSNVVQMAYDASTSLDTVLDQAEQQIFSVTQDRVQQGLTATEEILTRAFTELEQRAIGNIQPGLSCNFYDLDNLTQGFQRSDLIIIAGRPSMGKTAISLQIARRIAEIHHLGVAVFSLEMSKEQLVQRLLASEARIDSNYLRAGRINQHQWEPLSRAIGVLSQLPIYIDDTANPSLGEIRSNARRLQAEHPQGLGLILIDYLQLMGSDDGTEGRVQELSKITRSLKGLARELNVPIVALSQLSRGVEARQNKRPLMSDLRESGCLTGDTLIPLADNGQIVPLKSLVGQSGFKVWSLNQTTGKLVPAIVSHAFATGIKPVWQLTTQLGRTIKATANHPFLTIHGWQRLDQLKVGTYIALPRKISIGQNTSLEHTRLALLGHLIGDGCTLPRHSIQYTTKELELAEEVVRLVSYSFKHQINPRIAPERNWYQVYLAADKHLTHGQRNPIAAWLDELELFGKRSHEKFIPRSVFNQPKDSIALFLKHLWATDGCIHHKSDRHPQIFYATSSYQLARDVQSLLLRFEINAILRSVSQGSKGRCQFHVLISGKQDLERFIHEIGALGSRRQQALQNINHQISSCQSNTNRDIVPKDVWQLYVKPAMQKTGTTERQLQSSLGISYCGTSLYRSNLSRERCQKVADVLNSESLAQLANSDIYWDKIKEIEFIGEIEVYDLTVPKHHNFVANNIIVHNSIEQDADLVILLYRDEYYNPDTPDRGICELILAKHRNGPVGTVKLLFDPQYTRFENLAQQN; from the coding sequence GCGGACATTTTGCCGGTGGATGCCTTTTACCTAAGCTCCCATCGGGATATTTATCGGGCAACCTTGGCCCTCCATGGTCGTGGCAGTCCGACGGATATCCTCTGTGTCACCGCTTGGTTGCAGGATCAGGGGCTGTTAGACAAGATTGGTGGACAAAACAAATTGGCTGAACTGGTGGATCGTACCGTCAGTGCCGTCAATATCGATCGCTATGCCCTGCTGATTAAGGATAAATATCTCCGGCGTAAGCTGATTGAGGTGGGGAGCAATGTGGTGCAGATGGCCTACGATGCCAGTACCAGTTTAGATACGGTTCTGGATCAGGCCGAGCAACAGATTTTTAGCGTCACCCAGGATCGGGTACAGCAGGGATTAACGGCGACGGAGGAGATTCTTACCCGTGCCTTTACGGAATTAGAGCAACGGGCGATCGGAAATATTCAGCCGGGCCTGTCCTGTAATTTTTATGATCTGGATAATTTAACCCAGGGTTTTCAGCGATCGGATCTGATTATCATTGCCGGTCGTCCCTCCATGGGGAAAACCGCCATTTCCCTGCAAATTGCCCGCCGCATTGCGGAAATTCACCATCTTGGGGTAGCGGTTTTTAGTTTGGAAATGTCCAAGGAGCAACTGGTGCAGCGACTTTTAGCCAGCGAAGCTCGCATTGATAGTAATTATCTCCGGGCCGGCCGCATTAATCAGCACCAGTGGGAACCCCTGAGTCGGGCGATCGGTGTCCTCTCCCAGTTACCCATTTATATTGACGATACGGCCAATCCCAGCCTAGGGGAAATTCGCTCCAATGCTCGGCGATTACAAGCCGAACATCCCCAGGGGTTAGGGTTGATTTTAATTGATTACTTACAGTTAATGGGCAGTGATGATGGTACGGAGGGCCGGGTACAGGAATTGTCCAAAATCACGCGATCGCTGAAGGGATTAGCCCGGGAGTTAAATGTCCCCATTGTTGCCCTATCCCAGTTAAGTCGGGGGGTAGAAGCTCGGCAAAATAAACGCCCATTAATGTCAGATCTTCGCGAGTCAGGTTGCTTAACTGGGGATACGCTTATTCCCCTAGCTGACAATGGGCAGATTGTCCCCCTGAAGTCCTTAGTGGGGCAATCCGGCTTTAAGGTATGGTCACTGAATCAAACCACTGGAAAGTTGGTACCAGCTATTGTTAGTCATGCTTTTGCAACTGGTATCAAACCCGTTTGGCAGCTTACAACCCAACTGGGACGGACTATTAAAGCAACGGCAAATCATCCATTTTTAACCATTCATGGCTGGCAGCGACTGGATCAACTTAAGGTAGGTACATATATTGCCCTACCCAGGAAAATTTCCATCGGACAAAATACATCGTTGGAACATACACGGTTAGCTTTATTAGGACATTTGATTGGTGATGGCTGTACCCTACCTCGTCATAGTATTCAGTACACAACTAAGGAATTAGAATTAGCAGAGGAAGTAGTCCGTTTAGTATCATATAGTTTTAAGCATCAAATTAATCCACGCATTGCTCCTGAAAGAAATTGGTATCAAGTCTATCTCGCAGCAGATAAACATTTGACCCATGGACAACGAAATCCAATTGCTGCGTGGTTAGATGAATTAGAGCTTTTTGGTAAACGATCTCACGAAAAATTCATCCCTCGGTCTGTTTTCAACCAACCCAAAGATTCAATTGCCCTATTTCTCAAACATCTCTGGGCAACGGATGGATGTATTCATCACAAAAGCGATCGCCACCCCCAAATCTTTTATGCAACCAGTAGTTACCAACTTGCTAGGGATGTTCAATCTTTACTATTGCGGTTTGAAATTAATGCAATTTTACGATCGGTATCCCAAGGCAGTAAAGGTCGCTGTCAATTTCATGTTTTAATTAGTGGAAAACAGGATTTAGAGCGATTTATTCATGAAATTGGTGCCCTAGGCTCTCGCCGTCAGCAGGCTCTGCAAAATATTAACCATCAAATAAGCTCTTGTCAAAGCAATACCAATCGAGACATTGTACCTAAAGATGTTTGGCAATTATATGTTAAACCAGCCATGCAAAAAACTGGAACGACAGAACGGCAATTACAGTCTAGTTTAGGGATCTCCTATTGTGGGACAAGTCTCTATAGAAGCAATCTGAGCCGAGAACGATGCCAGAAAGTCGCAGATGTATTAAATTCAGAGTCCCTGGCTCAATTAGCAAATAGTGATATTTATTGGGACAAAATTAAAGAAATTGAGTTTATTGGCGAAATAGAGGTTTATGATTTAACCGTTCCTAAGCATCACAACTTTGTAGCTAACAATATAATTGTACATAATTCCATTGAGCAAGATGCAGACCTAGTGATATTACTCTATCGGGATGAATACTATAACCCGGACACCCCCGATCGCGGCATTTGTGAATTGATTTTAGCGAAACATCGCAATGGCCCCGTGGGAACGGTCAAACTGTTATTTGATCCCCAGTACACTCGTTTTGAAAACCTCGCCCAGCAAAATTAA
- a CDS encoding NUDIX hydrolase produces the protein MAHRNPAPTVDMIIELSDRPGQPIILIERKHPPLGWAIPGGFVDYGETVENAARREAKEEISLDVTLRDLLYVYSCPDRDPRQHTISIVFIGTATGTPQAADDAKHVGIFTLENLPEILCFDHGVILQDYYHYRTSGNRPNPARY, from the coding sequence ATGGCCCATCGTAACCCTGCCCCCACCGTTGATATGATCATCGAGCTAAGCGATCGCCCCGGTCAGCCAATTATTTTAATTGAGCGTAAGCATCCCCCCCTGGGTTGGGCCATTCCCGGTGGCTTTGTGGACTACGGTGAAACGGTAGAAAATGCTGCACGCCGGGAAGCCAAGGAGGAAATTAGTCTGGATGTCACCCTAAGGGATTTGCTCTACGTTTACTCCTGTCCCGATCGCGACCCGCGTCAACATACCATTAGCATTGTGTTTATTGGGACTGCTACGGGTACGCCCCAAGCGGCGGATGATGCCAAACATGTCGGCATTTTTACCCTAGAAAATCTACCAGAAATCCTCTGTTTTGATCATGGCGTTATCCTCCAGGATTACTATCACTATCGCACCAGCGGAAATCGACCCAATCCTGCACGTTATTGA
- a CDS encoding CatB-related O-acetyltransferase, producing the protein MNSYPNPDQIHPLPEFPQVCFIKNVIKNPQIIVGDYTYYDDPLDSVNFERNVLYHYPFSRDRLIIGKFCAIAQGVTFMMNDANHCMDGFSTYPFEIFGQDWQRLQAQRPAPKHKGDTVIGHDVWLGYQSLILPGIQIGSGAIIGAKAVVSRDVPAYAIVAGNPARVVRYRFGAEVIQELLDLAWWDWPREKISRNLELIVGGDIDRLKGCT; encoded by the coding sequence ATGAATTCTTACCCTAATCCCGATCAAATTCATCCCTTACCTGAATTTCCCCAGGTTTGTTTTATTAAAAATGTGATTAAAAATCCCCAGATTATTGTTGGTGATTATACTTACTATGATGATCCATTGGATTCGGTCAACTTTGAGCGAAACGTCCTCTACCATTATCCCTTTAGTCGCGATCGCCTGATTATTGGCAAGTTCTGTGCGATCGCCCAAGGGGTGACATTTATGATGAATGATGCAAATCATTGTATGGATGGTTTTTCCACCTATCCCTTTGAAATTTTTGGCCAAGATTGGCAACGACTTCAGGCACAGCGGCCTGCCCCTAAACACAAAGGCGATACTGTGATTGGCCATGATGTTTGGCTGGGCTACCAGTCGTTGATTCTGCCAGGGATTCAGATTGGTTCGGGAGCCATTATTGGTGCAAAGGCGGTGGTGAGTCGAGATGTCCCGGCCTATGCCATTGTGGCGGGTAACCCGGCCCGAGTCGTTCGCTATCGCTTTGGGGCGGAGGTCATTCAGGAACTTTTAGATCTGGCCTGGTGGGATTGGCCCCGGGAAAAAATTAGCCGCAACCTGGAATTGATTGTTGGTGGGGATATCGATCGCCTCAAAGGCTGCACCTAA
- a CDS encoding 5-formyltetrahydrofolate cyclo-ligase: MAPDRISQEKSRLRKRLLHQRQSLSPQDWHHHSDRLWERLTRLPDFQRATTVLAYMSHRREPDLAGLFQHSHKIWGLPRCQGENLTWHHYQPGIDRLTPGQFGILEPDLDWQELTLEQVDLVLVPCVAGDRQGYRLGYGGGYYDRLFMDSAWRRIPRIGLLFHFALLERLPHHDWDIPLNGVCTEEATIMI; the protein is encoded by the coding sequence ATGGCACCGGATAGAATCAGCCAAGAAAAATCACGACTACGCAAACGGCTGCTCCATCAACGCCAAAGCCTCTCGCCCCAGGACTGGCATCATCACAGCGATCGCCTCTGGGAGCGTCTAACCAGGCTGCCGGATTTTCAACGGGCAACTACGGTTTTGGCCTATATGAGCCATCGCCGTGAACCGGATCTCGCTGGGTTATTCCAGCACAGTCACAAAATCTGGGGACTGCCCCGCTGCCAGGGAGAAAACCTGACTTGGCATCATTACCAACCGGGCATTGATCGGCTCACTCCGGGTCAGTTTGGCATTCTAGAACCCGATTTAGATTGGCAAGAACTTACCCTAGAGCAGGTGGACTTAGTCTTAGTCCCCTGTGTGGCCGGCGATCGCCAGGGCTATCGATTGGGCTACGGTGGCGGCTACTACGATCGCCTGTTTATGGATTCAGCTTGGCGGCGGATTCCCCGCATTGGCCTCCTGTTTCATTTTGCTCTGTTGGAGCGGTTGCCCCACCATGATTGGGATATCCCCTTAAATGGCGTTTGCACAGAAGAAGCCACCATTATGATCTAG
- the chlP gene encoding geranylgeranyl reductase — protein MSLRVAVVGGGPAGSSAAEILAKAGIETYLFERKLDNAKPCGGAIPLCMVSEFDLPPQIIDRRVRKMKMISPSNIEVNIGQTLKDDEYIGMCRREVLDGYLRDRAAGFGATLINGTVFKLEQPTENDKPYTLHYADLSEGGPEGNSKTLEVDVVIGADGANSRIAKEIKAGDYNYAIAFQERIRLPEDKMAYYDELAEMYVGNDVSPDFYAWVFPKYDHVAVGTGTMKVNKDRIKELQAGIRARAAAKLAGGQIIKVEAHPIPEHPRPRRVVGRVALVGDAAGTVTKSSGEGIYFAAKSARMCAEAIVEFSNGGQRIPSEADLKVYLKRWDQKYGMTYLVLDWLQRVFYRTDATREAFVEMCSDMDVQKLTFDSYLYKTVVPANPLVQLKITAKTIGSLLRGNALAP, from the coding sequence TTGTCACTTCGGGTTGCAGTTGTCGGAGGGGGCCCGGCTGGTTCCTCTGCCGCAGAGATTTTAGCTAAGGCCGGTATTGAGACCTACTTATTTGAACGCAAACTAGATAATGCCAAGCCCTGTGGTGGCGCGATTCCCCTATGCATGGTGAGTGAGTTTGATCTACCTCCCCAAATCATCGATCGCCGGGTGCGGAAGATGAAAATGATTTCGCCGTCTAATATTGAGGTGAATATTGGTCAAACCCTCAAGGATGATGAATACATTGGTATGTGTCGCCGGGAAGTCCTAGATGGTTACCTCCGCGATCGCGCCGCTGGTTTTGGGGCTACGTTAATCAATGGCACAGTTTTCAAGTTAGAGCAACCCACGGAAAACGATAAGCCCTATACCCTGCACTACGCCGATCTCAGCGAGGGCGGCCCCGAGGGCAACAGCAAAACCCTAGAGGTGGACGTGGTGATTGGGGCCGATGGTGCCAATTCTCGGATTGCCAAGGAAATTAAAGCCGGGGATTACAACTACGCCATTGCCTTCCAGGAACGCATCCGCTTACCTGAGGACAAGATGGCCTACTACGATGAACTGGCGGAAATGTATGTAGGCAATGATGTATCCCCGGATTTTTACGCCTGGGTCTTTCCGAAGTACGATCACGTTGCCGTGGGTACGGGCACAATGAAGGTCAATAAAGACCGGATCAAGGAATTGCAGGCGGGAATTCGGGCCCGGGCCGCCGCCAAACTCGCTGGTGGGCAAATCATCAAGGTAGAAGCCCACCCCATTCCCGAGCATCCACGGCCGCGGCGGGTTGTCGGTCGGGTTGCCCTTGTGGGAGATGCGGCCGGAACGGTTACAAAGTCCTCTGGGGAAGGGATTTACTTTGCCGCTAAATCTGCGCGGATGTGTGCCGAAGCCATTGTCGAATTTTCCAATGGTGGCCAACGGATTCCCAGCGAAGCGGATCTGAAGGTGTATCTGAAGCGGTGGGATCAAAAGTACGGCATGACCTACTTGGTTTTAGACTGGCTGCAACGGGTCTTCTATCGCACCGATGCCACCCGTGAGGCCTTTGTGGAAATGTGTAGCGACATGGATGTGCAAAAGCTCACGTTTGATAGCTATCTCTATAAAACCGTGGTGCCGGCCAATCCCTTGGTGCAGCTTAAAATTACCGCTAAAACCATTGGCAGCCTCCTGCGGGGGAATGCCCTAGCTCCCTAG
- the rsfS gene encoding ribosome silencing factor — protein MAWIAAQAADDRKGGDICILKVTAVSYLTDYLVIITGLSKTQVRAIAQGIKDATADHCQRSPVHSEGEGDASWVLLDYGDVMIHVQLPKERQFYNLEAFWGHAERIPFEQEFSLPSR, from the coding sequence TTGGCTTGGATAGCTGCCCAGGCAGCGGACGATCGCAAGGGTGGAGATATTTGCATCCTCAAGGTTACGGCGGTGTCCTACTTAACGGATTATCTGGTGATTATTACTGGCCTATCCAAAACCCAAGTGCGGGCCATTGCCCAGGGGATTAAGGATGCCACCGCAGACCATTGCCAGCGATCGCCCGTCCATAGTGAGGGGGAAGGGGATGCCTCCTGGGTATTACTGGACTATGGGGATGTAATGATTCATGTCCAGCTTCCCAAGGAACGGCAGTTTTATAACCTGGAAGCCTTTTGGGGGCACGCGGAACGAATTCCCTTTGAGCAGGAATTCTCTCTGCCATCACGGTAA